A single Anatilimnocola floriformis DNA region contains:
- a CDS encoding DUF983 domain-containing protein — MSRYWKLVGRALRLKCPLCGQGSLFKGWFSMNQNCPNCGVKFEREPGFFLGSIYINYGITAVVTTVLYLVMMFTNWRSTIEQMVIAVAVAIILPMLLHRHARALWAGFDQWHDPRDGEV, encoded by the coding sequence ATGTCCCGCTACTGGAAACTGGTCGGCCGCGCCCTTCGCCTCAAATGCCCGCTCTGCGGTCAGGGTTCGCTCTTCAAGGGCTGGTTCTCGATGAACCAGAACTGCCCCAACTGCGGCGTGAAGTTCGAACGCGAGCCAGGCTTTTTCCTTGGCTCGATCTACATCAACTATGGCATCACGGCGGTCGTCACTACGGTTCTATACCTGGTGATGATGTTCACCAACTGGCGCTCAACGATCGAGCAAATGGTGATCGCCGTGGCGGTCGCCATCATTCTGCCGATGCTGCTGCATCGCCACGCCCGCGCGCTGTGGGCGGGCTTTGATCAGTGGCATGATCCGCGCGATGGCGAAGTTTAG
- a CDS encoding outer membrane protein assembly factor BamB family protein gives MRARLLLFAVGILVCTGEMARGQIFPGPTDLATAELQLIDAAGSAHLENARQLLAQKQYDEAVEAIRRVLENDGGRLIKVQRDPRAGQPANQPIWHVPVREYCHWRLAALASEAPEALAAYRRLVDPLAERWLNDGRQQHQPALLRRVIDEAWASRWGDDAAFSLGDEALSRGDLTAARYWWERTGLGFRTPVKGEMSPYYPDSDLPSADVQARLVLVSILNSETERAEAELKRFRAVHTDDEGVIGGRRGKYAELLTAFAEQAKAWPARPSPPLPFTWGGTAERNGIFSAQPAPDPAGKPLWTTPLPRLTSDRDVIGAGRLRVADDMKSLAAYFPLVWKNDVLVRVDSRGDSYLAAFDLTTGALRWRVGNPRGASRMTDPPMDDGTLGEINDVHSDMSRHVGVARYTLTVSGDKAFTRMGSPVTLPRSRRVERLLAKDQGWLLGVDLAAEGKPLSGFPIRPESAEWSFEGAPLIHDGALYVAMRHAEGSRSQIYVACYELSTTFAPLNDDDDDARPTGRLRFRTRIASAAAVGGGNLDEISGLLLTSAHGHIYCNTNAGAIGCVEAASGKVRWVVTYPRSLFRSDDSGDSVFFRDLNPCLAAGDQIIVAPQDCDRIISLDALSGQIRWQTAAGVAADATTLLGVRDNTLIAAGDRVYWIDARSGALLTQYTAGRPDASSAATSPRGLGQGVIVGDQVWWPTRENILIFGTQPARRGNEIAPPLLKEIPLVPRGLTGGNLLVAGDKLLITTGVKLAVFGPQPPVSPPPLPELR, from the coding sequence ATGCGCGCTCGCTTACTTCTGTTCGCCGTTGGCATCTTGGTTTGCACCGGCGAAATGGCTCGCGGCCAGATTTTTCCCGGCCCTACCGATCTTGCTACGGCGGAACTGCAACTCATCGATGCGGCCGGCAGCGCTCATCTGGAAAATGCCCGGCAACTCCTCGCTCAGAAACAATACGACGAAGCCGTCGAAGCCATTCGCCGTGTGCTCGAGAATGACGGTGGGCGGCTTATCAAAGTGCAGCGCGATCCTCGTGCTGGACAACCAGCGAATCAACCCATCTGGCATGTACCAGTGCGCGAGTATTGCCATTGGCGATTGGCGGCGCTTGCCAGCGAAGCGCCGGAAGCGCTCGCTGCGTATCGGCGACTGGTCGATCCTCTTGCCGAGCGCTGGCTGAACGACGGCCGGCAGCAGCATCAGCCGGCGCTCCTTCGCCGCGTGATCGACGAAGCCTGGGCCAGTCGCTGGGGAGACGACGCCGCTTTCTCACTCGGCGACGAAGCTCTGTCGCGTGGCGATCTGACCGCGGCCCGCTATTGGTGGGAGCGCACGGGTCTCGGCTTTCGCACGCCTGTCAAAGGCGAGATGAGTCCTTATTATCCCGACAGCGATCTGCCCTCTGCCGACGTTCAAGCACGGCTGGTTCTGGTTTCGATCTTAAACAGCGAAACGGAACGAGCCGAAGCAGAACTGAAACGGTTTCGCGCGGTACACACCGACGACGAGGGAGTCATCGGCGGTCGGCGCGGTAAGTATGCCGAACTCCTCACAGCCTTCGCCGAACAAGCCAAGGCCTGGCCGGCGCGGCCCTCCCCTCCCCTGCCCTTCACTTGGGGCGGTACGGCCGAGCGCAACGGCATCTTCAGTGCGCAGCCCGCGCCCGATCCGGCCGGCAAGCCACTCTGGACCACTCCCCTGCCCCGCCTCACTTCCGATCGCGACGTGATCGGCGCGGGCCGGTTGCGCGTCGCCGACGATATGAAGTCGCTGGCCGCCTATTTTCCGCTCGTGTGGAAAAACGATGTCCTCGTCCGCGTCGACAGTCGTGGCGATTCTTATCTCGCGGCCTTCGATCTGACGACAGGCGCGCTGCGTTGGCGCGTCGGCAATCCGCGTGGCGCATCGCGGATGACCGATCCGCCGATGGACGACGGCACGCTAGGCGAAATCAACGACGTTCACTCCGATATGTCCCGCCACGTCGGTGTCGCCCGGTACACGCTCACGGTGAGCGGCGACAAGGCCTTTACGCGGATGGGTTCGCCCGTCACGTTGCCGCGTTCCCGGCGGGTCGAGCGGTTGCTGGCGAAAGATCAAGGCTGGCTTCTCGGTGTCGATCTGGCCGCCGAAGGGAAACCCCTCAGCGGTTTTCCCATTCGGCCTGAATCTGCCGAGTGGTCGTTCGAAGGCGCGCCGCTGATTCACGACGGCGCGCTCTATGTCGCCATGCGTCACGCCGAAGGCTCGCGCTCGCAGATTTATGTTGCCTGTTACGAATTATCCACGACCTTCGCGCCGCTGAATGACGACGATGACGATGCCCGGCCGACTGGCAGGCTGCGGTTTCGCACGCGCATCGCTTCGGCAGCTGCCGTTGGCGGCGGCAATCTCGACGAAATCAGCGGCTTGCTGCTGACGAGCGCACACGGCCACATCTATTGCAACACCAACGCCGGCGCCATCGGCTGTGTCGAAGCGGCATCGGGCAAAGTGAGGTGGGTCGTCACTTATCCGCGCTCTCTCTTCCGCAGCGATGACAGTGGCGACAGCGTTTTCTTTCGCGATCTCAATCCGTGTCTCGCCGCCGGCGATCAGATCATCGTCGCGCCGCAGGACTGCGACCGAATCATTTCGCTCGATGCTCTGAGCGGCCAAATCCGCTGGCAAACGGCAGCCGGAGTAGCCGCCGATGCTACGACCTTGCTCGGCGTGCGCGACAATACACTGATCGCGGCCGGCGATCGCGTTTATTGGATCGATGCCCGTAGCGGTGCCCTTCTCACGCAATACACGGCCGGCCGGCCCGATGCTTCGTCCGCGGCCACTTCGCCGCGCGGATTAGGCCAAGGAGTGATCGTCGGCGATCAGGTCTGGTGGCCGACGCGGGAGAACATTCTCATCTTCGGCACTCAGCCCGCGCGCCGCGGCAATGAAATCGCTCCGCCGCTGCTCAAGGAAATTCCGCTCGTACCGCGCGGCCTGACTGGTGGAAATCTGCTCGTCGCGGGAGACAAATTGTTGATCACAACAGGCGTGAAGCTCGCCGTGTTTGGGCCGCAACCTCCGGTTTCGCCGCCGCCCCTTCCCGAGCTTCGCTGA